TCCGTACCTACCTCGTATTTCGGATATTGCTTTGAAAATCGGCGCTAGTATCGCAAATTTTCGCTCCCTTTTTTCGCAAGAAAATTTATAGCAGCCTAGTTAACATATACGACCAAAGTCTCCAGCTCGGAGTTTTATGTCTTGAGAGGAAATTTTTCACACCTTTTTTTTGGGGCGCTTAGTGATTTTGTATCTCGCGTGTAATGCAGCGTTTTACGATGACTTCGAAATTCGTATCGAATTAAGTTTTCAAGTGCGTCGTgttgtacataaaattttcgAACCAATGGCTCTGGGCCTAGGGCCAGCGATCAGTTCAATGCCGGTTAAATGTGAATCAGTGATAGTGGACAGTGCATCGCCACCACCGGTTAATGTCAAACAACCCCCTAGAATTGTACCCCCTGTGATGCCTAGTCCGGTTTTCGCGTTACCCACATTGAATTTCACCGTTTCCCAAGTGGCTGCCGTATGCGAAACCCTCGAAGAAAGCGGAGATATCGAAAGATTAGCCAGGTTTTTGTGGTCTTTACCCGTAGCTCATCCAAATATTAGTGAATTAAATAAAAGCGAAGCTGTCTTAAGAGCTAGAGCCATAGTTTCCTTCCATAGTGGACAATTTCGAGAAATGTACAATATTCTGGAGcacaataaatttacaaaagatTCTCACGGTAAATTGCAGGCTATGTGGTTAGAAGCTCATTATCAAGAAGCAGAAAAATTACGCGGAAGACCACTGGGACCAGTTGATAAATACAGGGTTAGAAAGAAATTTCCACTGCCGAGGACCATTTGGGATGGAGAACAAAAAACACACTGTTTTAAAGAACGAACCAGAAGTTTACTTAGAGAGTGGTATTTACAAGATCCTTATCCAAATCCTACAAAGAAAAGAGAACTAGCTCAAGCTACAGGACTTACTCCTACACAAGTTGGAAATTGGTTCAAGAATAGAAGACAACGTGATAGAGCAGCCGCCGCTAAAAACAGGttggtagaaattttgagttcatCTAGCTTAGAAAAAGTTTACAGACCTTTGCAATGGGCCAGTTCTGTTTCTTCATTCTTGTGCATCACAAATTTAagttttcaactcattttgaaagTAATTCATACTGAGAAGGTAGGTACCTGCACTATACCTTACAGTGATATGTGAATGTGCTGTATCAATTTGTTTCTTTCTTTTGGCTCCTGAAGTACTCGTAGTTTTATTTAAAGTTCTtcatttcttcagtttttcggATTATTATAACTAGGTAGATATGcattaaatgtacctacaacaatgatgtacatacttacttacttgactaccttatacctatttattgaaaatatttgaaaattgagttgagaaattgaaaattttcaaaataactaaTCCATCTGTAGATATAAGACTCTTGTTCCACAAGAACCAACCTTTCAACTGTTATCAACCTATagttacctataggtaggtacattttctaTACTTATACTTATTTCTTCGAATTACTTTGAATCACCAATCTGCAGAATCTTTTGATGCGAATTACAAATCGCtaattgtgtcaatttttcgaatcgcatttttaaaaaaattactgctttTGTActttagtttcttttttttgtgattgtttCCGAAGATAggtaaatttattaaattgtaaattaacTTAATTGAAATTGAGGTTGGACACGGTATTAAAAACACCATTCTTATTGaacatgaaaagttgaaaaattgaattgaaaggggggggggtgatatCCCTTCAATTTGGCGATTTGTGTCATTTCGAATCATTAAATGCTCGATTTGAATCGTGCCCACTCCTACTAAGCGTCTATATGtatacactgaaagaaatgattttcgaaacgctttattcagtcctgaaattgatgcaatggttactgcacagtacagtaattttcgaattacctcattttgatgtaatgattacataggttaaatcagagaatgcatcaagtgatggaatgagtacatcgccaggatggatttattgcatcacttttgaaaattcattcctacgttctcattacatttctttggggactcagtcctgcagacatggtattcaaaacatcatttggtgggtaataagTGCATTgtatagtaagcaatgattacattccttaaacatgactgagaaccatgtaatgatttactgaatacagtaaacgatgcactgagtacatcgccatactgcaatgaaatcattttttttgaaacagtgaaaaccctataaatacttcgagggcctgaatcaaatattctactcgcggccatgtcgttaagtgtaggtagttaggaacaaaaggtcccaggttcgaatcccggttaggtcggaaaattttcgtagggaaataagttcttgaaaaattcgttgGAGTGAGAATTACTTATAGATGTGCGGAGAAACGTGAAATTGATAATACCAAtccccactttttaaatattgtcgAATAAAAGCGATGGAATGGTTACCGCACTTTCTGTGTAATAGCtacttctctaaatatgtactgattaatgcgtttcattcctataccaaaattaccgcgttttaatgcactgagtgcatcgtttcAATGcaactattactgtttatttctttcagtgtagaTCATCTGCTGCTGATCTTCAAatcataggtaagtataggtaggtcaCAAGTCAGGTACCTAATAGCAAATCTACAGGTATCAAATTAGGTTGACTGctgcagaaaattcaaaattctctgAAATTGGGTTGGCTATCTACTTtggtatgaaattttcaattgaaactgAAAGGAAATTCCtctgaaaaagagaaaaattcgtaatttttgtcgTTACCTCAGAAAAATTGTAGAGAgattcagtaggtacctacacctaggtatttttgcacgttttatttttcaatttttgttctcttCAGTTGTCATTTTGGGCATAATTCTACTGGATTTTCCTGATGTAAGAAAATTAGAGGAATAGATAGGTATCTTGTACCTATAGTATATGTAGTTACACCAATATTCATAAGGTATGTAATTGAGTCTGTCAACACTCAATACCCACCTGatccattttttcagaaaatatgacACAGAGAGGGAAACGGAAAGCtatcttacttacctacctcaTAAAATGTAGCTCTAGCAGATGGAACTATCATAAAATATCATTCCAaaatattgtacctacctacttgcattcacgtggaaaattttttattaaggGCTATAGCTACCTATTCAAAGGAATTTTTAAAGCtgcacaaattgaaaatttttgcccttCCCTCTTCGCGTCATACAGCCTCTCATTCTGCTCCCCCGCCcccattcaaaaaatgaaatttttgttttatgcaAAAACATTGCAAGAAAGCTTGTCATTCAgaccaaaaccaaaatcatcaaTAATTCATTTGCACCCCCGTTCTATGTTTAGAAGCATATAGGTATAATTTATAGAATCCGAAAATTTATTCTTTCCATGAACTACCTACAATAAACCAAATTGAACTGAGCAATCACattgtgatatttgaaaaaaattaattaaatttgaatggttactcatttccttcaattttctccaaaagatTAGGCTTGTTTCCAAAGCCAAATTTACACACTCACACGGAGATAAAAAGcccaatttgagaaaaatttgctgtaaaatttcatgagctgaaatttttttgattgttcatctgaattttttcatgagacccgcgaagaaaaaatgtacttaatgCTCCAAAACATACTCAACTTACGTAAAATTGTAATCCCTTTTTTCCACGTCTTTGACACCTCACAAAGAAGAATGTTTATATACCTACATCGCaataaaattgtaataaaataatgtaaaacaatctcaggaatttttaatttttattaaattttattttaaaactttaaaaaaaggtaaaaattagGATTTATTGAAAATCTTTGAGAATTGTACAAAAGTTTTATAagtatttctgaattttgaaaaatttctgctgtGAATAAAACAATATTTTGTACTAGAAGGAAAAAcgcaaagattttgaaaattagttgaaatttcattttggaatttgaagaagaaatcGAGACGAAATtagtaaattcgaaaaaatcaaaatcccaaaacgaaataatcacaaaaaagatcgaaaattcaaatttatatcattttcCATACAAGTCCAGGAGTcttctgaaatgaaaatcttttctgttgaaaaattctaataccacatacttacttacctacctataagtacgtagtacgtacttaGTATAACTCTTTACTTGCATAGAAATATGTATACCATCATTCTACTCAACTTGATTCCAGTTTTGTTAAGCGATGTAGGTAAAAATGTTTCCTTGTGAGCTgtcgaaattattgaaaaaaataatagataagGGGAATGCAGTTGTGTGTTTTAAAGCATTATAAAGTTTTTCTTTGAGgggtttatgaaaaaatcaagatgacTAAGTCTGTAGATTTGGCATCGGAAATGAATGTAGGTATGTTTTGAAGGTAATAAAATGAGTGATCActcaaaccaatttttttcccaaatacctactcgtacttacctaTCACAATGCGAATTGTTCTGTTCAACTCCTCTCatcaaaattctcgaaatttatCAGCTGAGCTTTTTCTGTGTTCCATACCTACGTTGAAGGGctggaaaaagttttcaaaaattgagtgttgctaaaaaaaaaaaatgcacttaaaTGGTCATTCAAGAAATCTGACTTTCTTGGAACTGCACA
The sequence above is a segment of the Planococcus citri chromosome 3, ihPlaCitr1.1, whole genome shotgun sequence genome. Coding sequences within it:
- the LOC135841285 gene encoding homeobox protein SIX6-like; the encoded protein is MALGLGPAISSMPVKCESVIVDSASPPPVNVKQPPRIVPPVMPSPVFALPTLNFTVSQVAAVCETLEESGDIERLARFLWSLPVAHPNISELNKSEAVLRARAIVSFHSGQFREMYNILEHNKFTKDSHGKLQAMWLEAHYQEAEKLRGRPLGPVDKYRVRKKFPLPRTIWDGEQKTHCFKERTRSLLREWYLQDPYPNPTKKRELAQATGLTPTQVGNWFKNRRQRDRAAAAKNRLQQQQLAAQLAHSRHQPHGSNSKLSSPRRSSETSHSPAHSDDDSDSDISLGGPSPGPHSLTLGPPSPTPNSLPLGPPTPPSSMSGILPPYANVTSSTLPLALHRPFSSPRLS